A genomic segment from Cumulibacter soli encodes:
- a CDS encoding exodeoxyribonuclease III, which translates to MAYTITTVNVNGIRAAVRRGGIEWLTAAEPDVITMQEVRGSDAHLDAALAGTAFEGWHRAHAVSDAAGRAGVAVLSRVEPDALRVGLDDFTTDGRWIEVDLPSPQHGVLTVVSAYVHTGEADTDKQVEKMRFMDAMKQRFAEFAARSAADEGEALITGDLNVAHRDVDIKNWKGNVKKSGFLPQERAYFDEWLGHGWDRDAADPSPISHDGDWVDLGRKFGGDGPGPYTWWSWRGKAFDNDSGWRIDYQLATRRLAERADSALVGRAPTYAERWSDHAPLTVTFS; encoded by the coding sequence TTGGCCTACACCATCACCACAGTCAACGTCAACGGCATCCGTGCCGCCGTACGCCGCGGCGGGATCGAGTGGCTCACCGCCGCCGAACCGGACGTCATCACGATGCAGGAGGTCCGCGGATCGGATGCGCATCTGGACGCCGCATTAGCCGGCACCGCATTCGAAGGGTGGCACCGGGCGCACGCCGTCTCGGACGCCGCCGGGCGGGCCGGTGTAGCTGTGTTATCTCGCGTTGAGCCGGACGCCCTTCGGGTCGGACTCGACGACTTCACCACCGACGGACGCTGGATCGAGGTCGACCTGCCGTCACCGCAACATGGCGTACTGACCGTGGTGTCGGCGTACGTGCACACCGGCGAGGCCGACACCGATAAACAGGTCGAGAAGATGCGATTCATGGACGCGATGAAGCAGCGTTTCGCCGAATTCGCGGCACGATCTGCTGCCGACGAGGGCGAAGCGTTGATCACCGGCGACCTGAACGTGGCGCACCGCGATGTGGACATCAAGAACTGGAAAGGCAACGTCAAGAAGTCGGGGTTCCTTCCGCAGGAGCGGGCCTACTTCGACGAGTGGCTCGGACACGGCTGGGACCGCGACGCGGCCGACCCATCACCGATTTCTCACGACGGCGACTGGGTCGACCTCGGTCGCAAGTTCGGCGGAGACGGGCCGGGCCCGTACACCTGGTGGTCCTGGCGCGGTAAAGCGTTCGATAACGACTCGGGTTGGCGAATTGATTATCAGCTCGCGACCCGACGGCTCGCCGAACGGGCCGACTCAGCGCTCGTCGGACGGGCCCCGACGTACGCCGAACGGTGGAGCGATCACGCACCCCTGACGGTCACCTTCAGCTAA
- a CDS encoding DUF998 domain-containing protein — MTLTDATSGLALSDGDRNPTPTADRVTGVVGLIGVMAAAVLCAWLDLVVGEGIHGSTISGYVFTHPITFTTAVIALIIGSIAVLMGMLRRGMTSIRHTGAWLMILWIIGMAMVAVFPKHNWSVGPSLSGHLHRAGSLIAFFALPLAVALLVRGARRRGMGWVAHAALGFAVAAYAYLGYLGVQIMIAERDGVPWYRAVPLGLSERVLLVLEVLALAMLAFGLSRRRLITPPHR, encoded by the coding sequence ATGACCCTGACCGACGCGACGAGTGGGCTGGCACTGTCAGACGGTGACAGGAACCCGACACCTACCGCCGACCGGGTCACCGGCGTAGTCGGCCTGATTGGCGTGATGGCGGCAGCGGTGCTGTGCGCCTGGCTGGATCTCGTCGTGGGTGAAGGGATCCATGGCAGCACCATCTCCGGGTACGTCTTCACGCATCCCATCACGTTCACCACGGCGGTGATCGCGCTCATCATCGGCTCGATCGCAGTGCTCATGGGGATGTTACGTCGCGGCATGACGAGCATCAGGCATACCGGTGCCTGGCTGATGATTCTGTGGATCATCGGAATGGCCATGGTGGCGGTGTTCCCGAAGCACAATTGGTCCGTCGGCCCGTCGCTCAGCGGCCACCTGCATCGAGCGGGTAGCCTCATCGCGTTCTTCGCGCTGCCACTGGCGGTGGCGCTGTTGGTGCGGGGGGCGCGCCGACGCGGGATGGGCTGGGTCGCGCACGCGGCGCTAGGTTTCGCCGTCGCGGCGTACGCCTATCTGGGCTATCTCGGTGTGCAGATCATGATCGCCGAGCGGGACGGCGTGCCCTGGTATCGCGCCGTTCCACTCGGGTTGAGCGAGCGGGTGCTGCTGGTACTGGAGGTGCTGGCGTTGGCGATGCTCGCGTTCGGCCTGTCGCGGCGGCGCCTGATCACGCCACCGCACCGCTAG
- the topA gene encoding type I DNA topoisomerase yields the protein MSISTTSATSTDLDESEELADTPAANGGRKLVIVESPKKAQMISGYLGSQYDVEASFGHVRDLPSKRNPLPEKLKSLPHARLGVDTDNDFTPIYTVGPDKKAQVAKLKNLLKQADTLYLATDEDREGEAIAWHLIELLKPKVPVHRMVFHEITPQAIREAIENTRELNYDMVEAQETRRILDRLYGYEVSPVLWRKVGQGLSAGRVQSVATRIVVERERLRMKFKAADYWSVSGVFGTGLKPEDPSEPTSFKATLQSVDDVRVAIGRDFNPDTGLARTDVLHLDEAGARGLIARLDGADFKIARVDEKPYRRRPAAPFMTSTLQQEAGRKLRWTSQQTMRTAQRLYENGFITYMRTDSTTLSDTALSAARTQARELYGDAYVPTEPRRYQRKVKNAQEAHEAIRPAGDEFRTPGQVARSMSSDEFRLYELIWMRTIASQMADAVGQTVSIRLTGTSSSGETAEFGASGTTITFPGFLRAYVEGRDDEQAGGDDEERRMPRVERGQQVSGESFDAKGHTTTPPSRYTEPTLVQALEELGIGRPATYAAIIQTIQDRGYVWKRGSALVPSFTAFAVVGLMEKHFTRLIDYQFTAEVEEDLDRIAEGARSRVDWLTRFYFGGDGGNTAGIGAIGGLKKLVADNLGEIDARGINSIPVGEDVVVRVGRYGPYLQKGGPDSEQRASLPDNLAPDELTPEKIEELLSAPSGDRELGTDPESGFPVVAKSGRYGPYVSTVPPEDSKTPARTASLFKSMSLEEITIDDALRLLQLPRSVGADAEGNEILALNGRYGPYIKKGTDTRSIESEEQLLTLTLEEALAILAQPKQRGRAAAKPPLKELGEDPASGKKMIVKDGRFGPYVTDGEYNASLRKDDSVEELTDERAAELLADRRARGPAKKAKKTTKKAAAKKTTAKKTAAKKTTAKKTTAAKKTAAKKTTAKTATVKKTTAKTATVKKAAAKKTAAKKTAPSD from the coding sequence ATCTCTATTTCCACGACATCCGCAACCAGCACCGACCTCGACGAATCCGAGGAGCTGGCGGACACACCAGCGGCCAACGGCGGCCGCAAACTCGTCATCGTCGAGTCGCCCAAAAAGGCGCAGATGATCTCGGGGTACCTCGGATCCCAGTACGACGTCGAAGCCAGCTTCGGCCACGTCCGTGATCTACCCAGCAAGCGCAACCCGCTTCCGGAGAAGCTCAAGTCGCTTCCGCACGCCCGCCTGGGCGTCGACACCGACAACGACTTCACCCCGATCTATACAGTCGGCCCGGACAAAAAGGCGCAGGTCGCCAAGCTGAAAAACCTGTTGAAGCAGGCCGACACCCTGTACCTCGCCACGGATGAGGACCGCGAAGGCGAGGCCATCGCGTGGCACCTGATCGAGTTGCTGAAGCCGAAGGTTCCCGTGCACCGCATGGTGTTCCACGAGATCACCCCGCAGGCGATCCGTGAGGCGATCGAGAACACCCGCGAACTGAACTACGACATGGTCGAGGCGCAGGAGACCCGCCGCATCTTGGACCGGCTCTACGGCTACGAAGTCTCACCGGTGCTGTGGCGCAAGGTTGGCCAGGGGCTGTCTGCCGGCCGGGTGCAATCCGTAGCCACTCGGATCGTGGTCGAGCGCGAGCGCCTTCGGATGAAGTTCAAAGCCGCCGACTATTGGTCCGTATCCGGCGTATTCGGCACCGGCCTGAAGCCCGAAGACCCCAGTGAACCGACCTCATTCAAGGCGACACTGCAGTCGGTGGACGACGTTCGCGTGGCGATTGGGCGTGACTTCAACCCAGACACCGGGCTCGCTCGCACCGACGTACTGCACCTCGATGAGGCCGGTGCGCGGGGCCTGATCGCACGCCTCGACGGCGCAGATTTCAAGATTGCTCGCGTCGATGAGAAGCCGTACCGTCGCCGCCCTGCGGCGCCGTTCATGACCTCGACCCTGCAGCAGGAGGCAGGCCGCAAGTTGCGCTGGACCTCGCAGCAGACCATGCGTACCGCCCAGCGGCTGTACGAAAACGGCTTCATCACGTACATGCGTACCGACTCGACCACGCTTTCGGACACGGCGCTGAGCGCCGCCCGAACTCAGGCGCGCGAGTTGTACGGCGACGCATACGTTCCGACCGAGCCGCGGCGCTACCAGCGCAAGGTGAAGAACGCGCAGGAGGCACACGAGGCAATCCGGCCGGCCGGCGACGAATTCCGTACGCCGGGCCAGGTCGCGCGCTCGATGTCCTCGGATGAGTTCAGGCTGTACGAACTGATCTGGATGCGCACGATCGCTTCCCAGATGGCCGATGCTGTCGGGCAGACGGTGTCGATCCGGCTCACCGGCACGTCCTCCAGTGGTGAGACGGCCGAGTTCGGTGCGAGTGGTACGACAATTACCTTCCCGGGGTTCCTGCGCGCGTACGTCGAAGGTCGTGACGATGAGCAGGCCGGAGGTGACGACGAAGAGCGTCGGATGCCGCGCGTCGAGCGCGGTCAGCAGGTGAGTGGGGAGTCGTTCGACGCCAAGGGCCACACGACGACACCGCCGTCTCGCTATACCGAGCCCACGCTGGTCCAGGCGCTGGAAGAACTCGGAATCGGTCGTCCGGCGACGTACGCCGCGATTATTCAGACGATTCAGGATCGCGGATATGTATGGAAAAGGGGCTCCGCGCTGGTGCCGTCCTTCACCGCATTCGCTGTCGTGGGGCTGATGGAGAAACACTTCACCCGACTGATCGACTACCAGTTCACCGCTGAGGTTGAGGAGGATCTGGACCGCATCGCCGAGGGCGCCCGTAGCCGGGTCGACTGGCTCACCCGTTTCTACTTCGGCGGCGACGGCGGTAATACCGCCGGAATCGGCGCGATCGGCGGCCTGAAGAAACTCGTCGCCGATAACCTCGGCGAAATTGACGCCCGCGGTATCAACTCCATCCCGGTCGGCGAGGACGTCGTCGTCCGCGTCGGACGTTATGGTCCGTACCTGCAGAAGGGTGGACCGGACTCCGAGCAGCGCGCTTCCTTGCCCGACAACCTGGCGCCGGATGAATTGACGCCCGAGAAGATCGAAGAACTCCTATCGGCCCCGTCGGGAGATCGGGAACTCGGCACGGATCCCGAGTCGGGTTTCCCCGTCGTGGCGAAGTCGGGACGCTACGGACCATACGTCTCCACCGTGCCGCCAGAAGACTCGAAGACCCCGGCGCGGACAGCCTCACTGTTTAAGTCGATGTCACTCGAGGAGATCACGATCGACGATGCGCTGCGGCTGTTGCAGTTGCCGCGCAGCGTCGGCGCGGACGCCGAAGGCAACGAGATCCTTGCGCTGAACGGCCGCTACGGCCCGTACATCAAGAAGGGCACGGACACTCGATCAATCGAGTCCGAAGAACAGTTGCTCACCCTCACGTTGGAGGAGGCGCTGGCGATCCTGGCGCAGCCGAAACAGCGGGGCCGCGCAGCCGCAAAGCCGCCGCTGAAGGAACTGGGTGAGGATCCGGCCAGCGGTAAGAAGATGATCGTCAAGGACGGTCGTTTCGGGCCGTACGTCACCGATGGCGAGTACAACGCTTCGCTGCGCAAAGACGACTCGGTCGAGGAACTCACGGATGAGCGGGCCGCGGAGTTACTCGCGGACCGGCGCGCTCGCGGACCGGCCAAAAAAGCCAAGAAGACGACGAAGAAGGCAGCCGCAAAGAAAACGACTGCGAAGAAGACGGCTGCTAAGAAAACGACGGCCAAGAAGACGACTGCGGCTAAGAAGACGGCCGCGAAGAAAACTACGGCTAAGACGGCGACCGTGAAGAAAACTACGGCTAAGACGGCGACCGTGAAGAAGGCGGCGGCGAAGAAGACAGCTGCGAAGAAGACTGCTCCGTCCGACTAG
- a CDS encoding DEAD/DEAH box helicase, producing MRTNEWTGPFLASVTAADDSPITHIEPLPAHPGANSDWPSWVRPDVRTAYGALGVQQPWQHQIEAAEHAWRGQSVVLATGTATGKSLGYQLPVLCALLNDRRARALYISPTKALAHDQLRAIDELDIDPGGASGIRASAYDGDLVPDERDWVREHARWIFTNPDMLSRSVLLRHSQWQMFFRRLRYVVIDECHIYRGLFGSHTAHVLRRLRRICAKYGAYPTFVLASATSRNPAETASQLVGIDCLAVTESTAPTGGRTFALWEPPLTELTGERGAPIRRSATAEAARLLADLVITGRRTLVFVRSRRAAEIVTLTARQHLRDAGATELTDRVAAYRSGYLPSERRALEAALSSGELLGAAATTALELGIDVAGLDAVIVAGFPGTIASIWQQVGRAGRRANEALAVFIARDEPLDTYLVHHPEALFDRPVEATVLDPTNPHVLAPQLACAAYELPITRAETDELFGGEVAREVLAQLESDHVLRRRPTGWFYNALDRPLVDIRGAGATVALVDAASGAMVGTIDSAAADGTVHPGAVYLHRGDTWIVDELDLDEHVALMHPENPPYSTYSQDHSDIRLLEVVRSVSAGPVDLHLVDVEVSNQVVSFQRRKTSTNEVLDQTVLDLPVHHLRTRAVLWTLSEEAVASLGPVGDVSAILPGALHAAEHASIGILPLIATCDRSDIGGVSTAMHPDTLRPSVFVYDGHAGGAGFAAQGFMRAPQWLGATLQAIEACECRSGCPSCIQSPKCGNGNDPLSKDGAIAVLRGVLDALRQVDPAAFTVESTPRLIRSTG from the coding sequence GTGCGTACGAACGAGTGGACCGGACCTTTTCTGGCTTCGGTGACGGCGGCTGACGACTCGCCGATCACGCACATCGAGCCGTTACCGGCGCACCCCGGCGCGAACAGCGATTGGCCGTCGTGGGTCCGCCCCGACGTCCGCACCGCGTACGGCGCGCTCGGCGTACAGCAACCGTGGCAGCATCAGATCGAAGCGGCCGAGCACGCGTGGCGAGGGCAATCGGTGGTGCTGGCGACCGGTACGGCAACCGGTAAGTCGTTGGGGTATCAGTTGCCCGTGCTGTGCGCGCTGCTGAACGATCGACGCGCCAGAGCGCTGTACATCTCACCGACGAAAGCACTCGCGCACGATCAACTGCGGGCGATCGACGAGTTGGATATCGATCCTGGCGGCGCGAGCGGGATCCGGGCCTCGGCGTACGACGGTGATCTGGTTCCGGACGAGCGGGACTGGGTGCGCGAGCACGCGCGTTGGATCTTCACCAACCCGGACATGCTCAGCCGCTCGGTGTTGCTGCGACACAGTCAATGGCAGATGTTCTTCCGGCGGCTGCGGTACGTCGTGATCGACGAATGTCATATCTACCGGGGCCTGTTCGGCTCCCACACCGCGCATGTGCTGCGTCGGTTACGCCGCATCTGCGCGAAGTACGGCGCGTACCCGACCTTCGTGCTCGCGTCGGCTACGTCGCGCAATCCCGCTGAGACGGCTTCGCAACTGGTCGGTATCGACTGCCTAGCGGTAACTGAGAGCACGGCACCAACGGGCGGACGGACATTCGCGCTGTGGGAACCACCGCTGACCGAGTTAACCGGTGAGCGCGGCGCGCCAATCCGGCGCAGCGCCACCGCAGAAGCGGCACGGTTGCTGGCCGACCTGGTGATCACCGGACGCCGCACGCTGGTCTTCGTACGGTCCCGACGGGCAGCCGAGATCGTAACGCTCACCGCGCGACAACATCTACGTGATGCCGGCGCAACGGAGCTGACCGACCGGGTGGCGGCGTACCGCTCGGGCTACCTGCCCTCGGAGCGGCGGGCACTGGAAGCCGCCCTGTCGAGTGGCGAACTGCTGGGCGCGGCGGCGACGACCGCATTGGAACTCGGAATAGATGTGGCGGGTCTGGACGCGGTAATCGTTGCGGGCTTCCCGGGAACGATCGCATCGATCTGGCAGCAGGTAGGCCGAGCGGGTCGACGCGCAAACGAGGCGTTGGCGGTGTTTATCGCGCGCGACGAGCCATTGGACACGTATCTGGTGCACCATCCGGAGGCCTTGTTTGATCGGCCGGTTGAGGCCACGGTGCTGGACCCCACCAATCCGCACGTCCTCGCGCCGCAACTTGCGTGTGCGGCGTACGAGTTGCCCATTACCCGCGCCGAAACCGACGAACTGTTCGGCGGCGAGGTCGCGCGCGAAGTGCTTGCACAACTGGAAAGTGATCACGTGCTGCGGCGTCGTCCGACCGGATGGTTCTATAACGCGTTGGACCGCCCGCTGGTCGATATCCGTGGTGCCGGTGCCACTGTCGCGCTCGTGGACGCCGCGTCCGGCGCAATGGTGGGCACCATCGATTCAGCGGCGGCCGACGGCACCGTGCACCCGGGTGCGGTGTATTTGCATCGCGGAGATACTTGGATCGTCGACGAACTGGACTTGGACGAGCATGTCGCGTTGATGCATCCGGAGAATCCGCCGTACTCGACGTACTCACAGGATCACAGTGATATCCGGCTTCTGGAAGTCGTCCGGTCGGTGAGCGCGGGCCCGGTCGACCTGCATCTGGTGGATGTCGAGGTCTCAAATCAGGTGGTCTCCTTTCAGAGGCGGAAAACGTCGACAAACGAAGTGTTGGATCAGACTGTGCTCGACCTGCCGGTACATCACCTGCGCACCCGAGCGGTGCTGTGGACTCTGTCCGAGGAGGCGGTCGCATCGCTGGGGCCAGTCGGCGATGTTTCAGCGATCCTTCCTGGGGCGCTGCATGCCGCCGAACATGCCTCGATCGGCATACTGCCGTTGATCGCGACCTGCGATCGATCCGATATCGGCGGTGTGTCGACCGCTATGCATCCAGACACCTTGCGTCCCAGCGTGTTCGTGTACGACGGACACGCCGGCGGCGCGGGGTTCGCCGCTCAGGGGTTCATGCGCGCGCCGCAGTGGCTCGGCGCGACGCTGCAGGCGATCGAGGCGTGCGAATGCCGCTCCGGATGCCCCAGCTGCATACAGTCTCCGAAATGCGGCAACGGGAACGATCCGTTGAGCAAAGACGGGGCCATTGCCGTACTGCGTGGTGTCCTCGATGCGCTGCGTCAGGTCGATCCGGCCGCGTTCACCGTCGAGTCGACTCCACGGTTGATCCGTTCGACGGGCTGA
- a CDS encoding YeiH family protein, whose protein sequence is MTVTATRGQNALTWTKSVLPGLLMAGAGAGIGYLVHAWLPGVQPGTIAVALGALCVNLRMVPDAAGSGLTFASKKLLRVAVVLLGFALSLRQVAELGGPGLLVVLITVTIAFFGTIALARVLRVRRATGLLVATGFSICGASAIAAMEPLAKGKKDDTAVSVALVTLCGSLAIIVLPLLSRPLGLTDPLTFGQWVGASVHDVGQVVATGNAVPGSLESAVVVKLTRVILLAPLVFGVGLYLSQRRHAETSPSRKRPALIPLFVACFIGAILLNSIFTFPETLLDIAGTAQEILLAVALFALGTGISWRVMRRAGGRPLLLGLLSWVLVAGVAYCGVVLIT, encoded by the coding sequence GTGACTGTTACTGCGACCCGAGGCCAAAACGCCCTGACATGGACCAAGTCCGTCTTACCCGGACTGCTGATGGCGGGCGCCGGTGCCGGCATCGGATACCTGGTGCACGCGTGGTTGCCCGGTGTACAGCCAGGAACGATTGCGGTCGCTCTCGGTGCATTGTGCGTGAATCTGCGGATGGTGCCGGACGCCGCAGGCAGTGGTCTGACGTTCGCCAGTAAGAAGCTGTTGCGGGTGGCTGTCGTCCTGCTCGGGTTTGCGCTGTCGCTGCGCCAAGTCGCCGAACTCGGTGGTCCGGGCCTACTCGTCGTCCTCATCACCGTGACTATCGCGTTCTTCGGGACGATAGCGCTGGCACGTGTGCTGCGGGTGCGCCGCGCGACCGGATTGCTGGTCGCCACCGGGTTCTCGATCTGCGGAGCGTCAGCCATCGCGGCGATGGAGCCGCTCGCGAAAGGGAAGAAGGATGACACCGCCGTCTCGGTCGCGCTGGTCACCTTGTGCGGCTCGCTCGCCATCATCGTTCTGCCGCTACTGAGCCGCCCACTGGGACTCACCGATCCGCTCACGTTCGGTCAGTGGGTCGGCGCGTCGGTACACGACGTAGGGCAGGTCGTCGCGACAGGTAACGCCGTCCCAGGCAGCCTCGAATCCGCGGTCGTCGTGAAGCTGACCCGGGTAATCCTGCTCGCGCCGTTGGTCTTCGGCGTTGGTCTCTATCTGAGCCAGCGGCGCCACGCTGAGACGTCCCCGAGCCGGAAACGCCCGGCGTTGATCCCGTTGTTCGTAGCCTGCTTTATCGGCGCGATCCTGCTGAACTCGATCTTCACGTTCCCTGAGACGCTGCTGGACATCGCCGGTACCGCGCAGGAGATCTTGCTCGCCGTCGCGTTGTTCGCGCTCGGCACCGGGATCAGCTGGCGGGTGATGCGCCGCGCCGGGGGGCGTCCGCTGTTGCTTGGTTTGTTGTCCTGGGTCCTCGTTGCGGGGGTGGCGTACTGCGGAGTCGTGCTGATCACCTGA
- a CDS encoding sulfurtransferase — MRAATNGGYEMTESFPLLVSAAWLNEHLDSVKVLDCTTHMVPQPVGPSKISSGRPDFDRGHIPGADHVDMVEDLSDPDGEFPYTLPGSGQIEQLLGSLAIQAGDHIVLYTTGQLMVATRAWYVLRAMGHERVSILNGGLQAWTDAGYPVETSGPGESTSSDSQPTGGSETSASAGGTDESAGAGLTSALGAIATGTAALGDRTSVVSVDLPQRPPSTYSASPDQSRYAGKADVAAAADGTVIVNALSAEQYAGTGGAHYGRPGRIPGSVSVPTASILTDDGRAFAPVETIRARFAEQGVGTDTPVITYCGGGIAATVDAFALALIGNDHWSVYDNSLLEWSTDPACPMETD; from the coding sequence ATGCGCGCGGCGACGAATGGCGGTTACGAGATGACGGAATCATTCCCACTACTGGTGTCGGCCGCCTGGCTGAACGAGCACCTCGACTCTGTGAAAGTCCTGGACTGCACGACGCACATGGTCCCGCAGCCGGTCGGACCGTCGAAGATTTCCTCCGGTCGGCCCGATTTCGATCGTGGTCATATTCCCGGCGCCGATCACGTGGACATGGTCGAAGACCTGTCTGATCCGGACGGTGAATTCCCGTATACCCTGCCCGGCAGCGGGCAGATCGAGCAGCTACTCGGCTCGCTCGCGATTCAAGCTGGCGACCACATCGTGCTGTACACGACAGGGCAACTGATGGTCGCCACTCGCGCCTGGTATGTGCTGCGGGCGATGGGGCATGAGCGGGTATCGATCCTCAACGGCGGTCTGCAGGCGTGGACCGATGCCGGGTACCCCGTCGAGACGTCCGGGCCAGGCGAATCAACGTCCAGCGACAGCCAGCCAACTGGTGGTTCCGAGACGAGCGCGTCAGCAGGCGGCACCGATGAGTCGGCGGGCGCCGGCCTCACTTCCGCGCTCGGTGCGATTGCTACGGGGACTGCCGCACTCGGCGATCGGACATCGGTAGTTTCGGTGGACCTCCCGCAGCGACCACCCTCGACGTACTCGGCATCGCCGGATCAGTCTCGGTACGCGGGCAAGGCGGATGTCGCCGCCGCCGCTGATGGGACCGTGATCGTAAACGCGCTGTCGGCCGAGCAGTACGCCGGGACGGGCGGTGCTCACTACGGCCGACCGGGCCGGATCCCAGGAAGCGTCAGCGTGCCGACGGCGTCCATCCTGACCGATGACGGCCGCGCCTTTGCTCCTGTGGAGACGATCCGCGCCAGGTTCGCCGAACAAGGAGTCGGCACCGATACACCAGTCATCACCTACTGCGGCGGCGGGATCGCCGCGACCGTGGATGCCTTCGCGCTCGCGCTCATCGGGAATGATCACTGGTCCGTGTATGACAACTCACTGCTCGAGTGGTCCACGGACCCAGCCTGCCCCATGGAAACCGACTAG
- a CDS encoding NAD(P)H-binding protein translates to MAKVLVIGGHGKIALLTEPMLVAGGHDTTAVVRNRDHVSDVESTGARARVADIEMLDQPPQVDEMVAGYDVVVWSAGAGGGNPARTKAVDQDAALRVLDAVVRSGARFIMVSYFGSTRTHGVPADNGFYAYAEAKSIVDEAIRDSVADWVILAPSGLTLESEGGIELDPSTGAEASGSVAAGQIPRATVARLIAEVVDRGDLNSVTLRCNGGDKPIADALA, encoded by the coding sequence ATGGCGAAAGTACTGGTTATTGGTGGACACGGGAAAATCGCACTACTCACAGAGCCGATGCTCGTCGCTGGCGGGCACGATACGACGGCCGTAGTTCGTAATCGCGATCATGTATCGGATGTCGAATCCACTGGCGCTAGGGCGAGGGTGGCCGACATCGAAATGCTCGATCAACCACCACAGGTCGACGAAATGGTCGCCGGTTACGACGTGGTGGTGTGGTCCGCAGGTGCCGGCGGTGGAAATCCTGCGCGTACCAAAGCCGTTGATCAGGACGCGGCGCTGCGCGTGTTGGACGCCGTCGTCCGGTCCGGAGCACGGTTCATCATGGTCTCCTACTTCGGCTCGACTCGCACGCACGGTGTGCCAGCAGACAACGGCTTCTACGCGTACGCCGAAGCGAAGTCGATCGTTGACGAAGCGATCCGCGACAGCGTCGCCGATTGGGTGATCCTGGCCCCCTCGGGGCTCACTCTCGAGAGTGAGGGCGGTATCGAACTGGATCCGTCCACCGGCGCCGAGGCCAGCGGCTCTGTGGCTGCAGGCCAGATTCCGCGCGCGACGGTAGCCCGATTGATCGCTGAAGTCGTCGACCGAGGCGATCTGAACAGTGTGACGCTGCGCTGCAATGGCGGTGACAAGCCGATCGCCGACGCACTCGCGTAG
- a CDS encoding LysR family transcriptional regulator, translating to MTRPPDPEALRLFMSVVDLGSIGAAARAEQISQPTASTRIAALERHLGVTLLRRTPAGSRLTDDGRVVAEWATEVLRAMDDLTRGVEALRQRGRSRLRLAASQTVAEFLVPRWLSVLRADQPEAKIRLHVGNSAEVIARLRRREADLGFVESPRTPDDLHSINVGEDELVLVGPAGTPSTTLSAEDLLTLRLITREVGSGTRDTLERAIGRLSPQAIERASNSEVKLAVMSGAGHAVLSRLAVGAEIADGRLVHVPLRNIDLRRALRALVPPEAAANDLVRDRLIQIAAQPH from the coding sequence ATGACCCGCCCGCCTGATCCTGAGGCGCTGCGGCTGTTCATGTCGGTGGTCGATCTTGGATCGATTGGCGCGGCAGCCCGCGCCGAACAGATCAGCCAGCCGACCGCGAGCACCCGCATCGCGGCGCTTGAGCGACACCTAGGCGTCACCTTGCTGCGGCGTACACCTGCCGGCAGCCGGCTCACCGATGACGGCCGAGTGGTTGCCGAGTGGGCGACGGAGGTGCTGCGGGCGATGGATGATTTGACCCGCGGCGTGGAGGCGTTGCGGCAGCGCGGCCGCTCGCGGCTACGCCTGGCGGCCAGTCAAACCGTGGCCGAGTTCTTGGTGCCACGGTGGCTATCGGTGCTGCGCGCGGACCAGCCGGAGGCGAAGATCCGGTTGCATGTCGGCAATTCCGCGGAGGTCATCGCGCGACTGCGCCGCCGCGAAGCAGACCTCGGCTTCGTCGAGAGCCCCCGCACGCCCGATGATCTGCACTCGATCAACGTCGGCGAGGACGAACTCGTTCTCGTTGGGCCCGCCGGTACGCCGTCGACGACCTTAAGCGCCGAGGACCTACTAACACTGCGGTTAATCACCCGCGAAGTCGGCTCGGGCACCCGCGACACCCTCGAACGCGCGATCGGACGCCTCAGCCCGCAGGCGATCGAACGCGCCAGCAACTCCGAAGTGAAACTCGCCGTCATGTCCGGCGCCGGTCATGCGGTGCTGTCTCGGTTGGCGGTCGGCGCCGAAATAGCCGATGGCCGCCTGGTGCACGTGCCGTTGCGGAATATCGACCTGCGCCGTGCGCTGCGTGCGCTGGTGCCGCCGGAGGCCGCCGCCAATGATCTGGTACGTGATCGGTTGATCCAGATCGCCGCGCAGCCACACTGA